From Haloglomus litoreum, the proteins below share one genomic window:
- a CDS encoding MBL fold metallo-hydrolase, which translates to MTVGDVEPVEAVPDCYYVDTGMYGTEKYGAVYIFDTEHPTMLDTGMGTNHDLLLDALDELGIAREDLAQLVPTHVHLDHAGGAGFLAEACPNAEVLIHERGARHIIDPERLWEGTKAAVGEAIEFYTEPEPVPDSRVTPLVDGDTVDLGDRELDVHEAPGHAPHQHVFHDAEAEAVFVADAAGIYVPQLDAVEPTSPPANFDFEGCIEDVRLLQRLDPETLCYAHFGPAPADGKLVEYADVLTDWVEAVAEARVELDDDEAVVEHFVEQTEMDAVWSDAKARTETAMNVRGVLGYLDRREAAAEK; encoded by the coding sequence ATGACCGTTGGCGACGTCGAACCCGTCGAAGCCGTCCCGGACTGCTACTACGTCGACACCGGGATGTACGGCACGGAGAAGTACGGGGCCGTCTACATCTTCGATACCGAGCACCCCACGATGCTCGATACGGGCATGGGGACCAACCACGATCTGCTGCTCGACGCGCTCGACGAACTCGGCATCGCTCGCGAGGACCTCGCGCAACTGGTCCCCACGCACGTCCACCTCGACCACGCGGGCGGGGCGGGCTTCCTCGCGGAGGCCTGTCCGAACGCCGAGGTGCTCATCCACGAGCGGGGCGCACGCCACATCATCGACCCCGAGCGGCTGTGGGAGGGGACGAAGGCGGCGGTCGGTGAGGCCATCGAGTTCTACACCGAGCCCGAGCCCGTCCCCGACAGCCGGGTGACGCCGCTGGTCGACGGCGACACCGTCGACCTGGGCGACAGGGAACTCGACGTCCACGAGGCGCCGGGCCACGCGCCCCATCAGCACGTCTTCCACGACGCCGAGGCCGAGGCCGTGTTCGTCGCCGACGCCGCCGGCATCTACGTCCCGCAGCTCGACGCCGTCGAGCCGACCTCGCCGCCCGCGAACTTCGACTTCGAGGGGTGCATCGAGGACGTCCGCCTGCTCCAGCGGCTCGACCCGGAGACGCTCTGCTATGCGCACTTCGGTCCCGCACCGGCCGACGGGAAACTGGTCGAGTACGCCGATGTCCTCACGGACTGGGTGGAGGCCGTCGCCGAGGCCCGCGTCGAACTCGACGACGACGAGGCCGTCGTCGAGCACTTCGTCGAGCAGACGGAGATGGACGCGGTGTGGAGCGATGCGAAGGCCCGCACGGAGACGGCGATGAACGTGCGGGGCGTGCTCGGGTATCTGGACCGCCGGGAGGCCGCCGCCGAGAAGTGA
- a CDS encoding alpha/beta hydrolase family protein gives MRVHFSGQAFDYQTLRAMAYTTFGGAEPGEVLTTAERIDEGDTEAWHTEWRRTAERVERSAEDAAAEGHERTARSAFLRAHTYHRTAEFFLASDDPRRRPTYERSRATFREGIARLDADVTTFEAPYEGTTLPGYLFAPSGTEEPCPTVVCLGGFDSLAEELYFLCGVPEALARGYAVVLFDGPGQGAPLREEGLTARPDWEYVVGPVLDAVAEHAVADTDGVGLVGVSFGGYYAPRAAAFEDRVAACVAFDHMHDLWRAAAYETPWLAAVVRRVPDALVNGLAALGGRFSVESRWLVENSTWVFGVDSMAAFQRVLPDYSLVGLGDDITCPMLVLAGEDDHFVPLGLAEEFVDQVAGPTTLRVFRTEEGAGEHCQMGNLRLATGVIYDWFEEALPLGAGVRRTT, from the coding sequence ATGCGCGTCCACTTCTCGGGGCAGGCGTTCGACTACCAGACCCTCCGGGCGATGGCCTACACCACGTTCGGTGGAGCCGAGCCGGGCGAGGTCCTGACGACCGCCGAGCGCATCGACGAGGGCGACACGGAGGCGTGGCACACCGAGTGGCGACGGACGGCCGAGCGCGTCGAGCGGTCGGCCGAGGACGCGGCCGCCGAGGGTCACGAGCGGACCGCGCGGAGCGCGTTCCTCCGGGCGCACACCTACCACCGGACGGCGGAGTTCTTCCTCGCGAGCGACGACCCGCGCCGGCGGCCGACCTACGAGCGCAGTCGCGCGACGTTCCGCGAGGGAATCGCCCGACTCGACGCCGACGTGACGACGTTCGAGGCGCCCTACGAGGGGACGACGCTGCCCGGCTACCTGTTCGCCCCGTCCGGCACCGAGGAGCCGTGCCCGACGGTCGTCTGTCTGGGCGGGTTCGACTCGCTGGCCGAGGAGCTGTACTTCCTCTGTGGCGTGCCGGAGGCGCTGGCCCGGGGGTACGCAGTCGTCCTGTTCGACGGCCCTGGGCAGGGCGCCCCGCTGCGCGAGGAGGGTCTGACGGCCCGGCCCGACTGGGAGTACGTCGTCGGCCCGGTGCTTGATGCCGTCGCCGAGCACGCCGTCGCCGACACCGACGGGGTCGGCCTGGTCGGCGTGAGTTTCGGGGGCTACTACGCACCGCGGGCGGCCGCCTTCGAGGACCGGGTCGCCGCCTGCGTCGCGTTCGACCACATGCACGACCTGTGGCGGGCGGCGGCCTACGAGACGCCCTGGCTCGCGGCCGTGGTCCGGCGCGTCCCCGACGCGCTGGTGAACGGGCTGGCGGCGCTCGGCGGGCGCTTCAGCGTGGAGTCGCGGTGGCTCGTGGAGAACTCGACGTGGGTGTTCGGCGTCGACTCGATGGCCGCGTTCCAGCGGGTGCTTCCGGACTACTCGCTCGTCGGCCTTGGAGACGACATAACCTGTCCGATGCTGGTGCTGGCCGGGGAGGACGACCACTTCGTCCCGCTCGGACTGGCCGAGGAGTTCGTCGACCAGGTCGCGGGCCCGACGACGCTGCGGGTGTTCCGGACCGAGGAGGGGGCCGGCGAACACTGCCAGATGGGGAACCTGCGCCTGGCGACCGGCGTCATCTACGATTGGTTCGAGGAGGCGCTACCGCTCGGTGCGGGCGTCCGGCGAACTACCTAA